The window TGCTTATCCTTGCATGAACTCTAGCTACAATGTTTCTTCAAGCACCTTGCGTATTATGACTGAAGAATTTCAGAGGGGACATGACATTTGTGAGGTATATATCTTCTGTAATGTTCTGCAATGACATCTTTTATCCCCAGTTAGGGATTTGCATAATGAGTTTAATTTTATCCATGTTTCTATCTCATGTCCATTTAGTTGTTTGACCTGCTGTCATAGGTTCATTGTAATTTTCGTTATCTTTAATTTGATGTCTCATCCAttcttctatatatatatatatatatatatatatatatatatattttataaattacttTTGCAAGTACAAGGGAAGTTTATAGTGGCCTATgccattttcaatttgattgcTAGTACTCAAGATTTCTATAGGTTGGGTTCCATCTCCAATTTTTCAGTGTTGAGTGAAATACGAAACCTTGTTTATGAATTTGCTAGTGGGATTTGGTATGTTCTTAAGAAGGTGCGATTTTTAATGATCAGCCCAACTACAGTTTGGGTTTGCAATCATTTTGACATGGTAACTTCACCTTATTGACATTAGAGAGCTTTTCCTCTTTACATGTCCACGATGCAGGTTAAGTATTGTTCTGATTTTACTTTGATGGTTTTTAAATGTTGTCAGGTTATGGAAGAAAACAAGGCTGATTGGGATACGCTTTTTGAGCCTTACCCCTTCTTCGAAGCATACAAAAACTATTTACAAATAGACATTACTGCTGAAAATGCTGATGATCTAAGAAAGTGGAAAGGTTGGGTTGAATCTCGTCTCCGCCAACTGACATTGAAGGTGAAATTGTAATTTCATAGTTGTTTACTTTTGGCCTCTGTatcatttatcaaattttgaactccttttttaattataaatggaGATTGACTTGGGCTCAATTGTGATGCAGATTGAGAGACATACGTATAACAAGCTTCAGTGCCATCCACATCCAGGCGATTTTTCTGATAAATCCAAACCTTTCCACCATTGTTATTTCATGGGTTTGCAGCGAAAACAAGGAGTTCCTGCAAGTGGAGGTGAACAGTTTGATATGAGGTTGACAGTTGAGGAATTTAAACATTCTGTCAACATGTATACACTGTGGAAGCCTGGGATGGAGATATATGTATCACATGTGAAAAAGAGGAATATACCAACTTTTGTTTTCCCAGGTGGAGTCCGACCTTTGCGTGCATCAAAAGTGACATGGGATAGCAGGCGTAGTTCAGAACTAAAAGCTTCTGACAGTGCTCAAGTAGACAGGCCATTTGAAGTTGCAGAAAGTATAGATGGAGTAGATGatagaaggaaaagaatgcGTCTTGATGATAATGCAAATACTAACTCGAGAAATGGAGAATGCTTGGTTGTTGTTCATTCCCACCCTGAGGAAGTTCACGAAGTCAGCCAAGTCAGCACCACTAGCTCATGTTCCATTAAGGATTTGAATTCTACTCCTACAAGTGCAAATAACTTGGAAAATCTGGCAGATGTTTCCTCTCAGAATAATGGAGATCATGGATCCATGGAAGTTGATCATTCCACAAACATTGTATCGGCAGCTGCTGATACATCAAGCTGTAAAGAAGCAGAGAAGCTGGCAATTCAAAAGATTCTGTCTGATTCATATGACTCTCACCAAGCTTTGCCTAGTGAGCTAGAAGAGCTCGACgattttgattataaaaatcAAGCTAAAGATTTTGGGGCCACTAAGCAAGGTAGCCCCTTGATGTCTTCGGTTGCCAACACATCTTCTGTGGTGCCTATGACATCTTGCAATGAAGCACGCCAGTCCTCAAGTTCATATTCCAATGGGGGCTTAGAGGAGCTCGAGGTTTTCTATACTTTCATCAAAACTTTATCTCTTTCAATTCTTCTGTACTATCATATAGCTGGTGTTCTTTTCAACTTCAATTGCAGATTACTTCTGTCTTGGTAGCGTATTCTTGTAAAGTGCTAATGGGTTGCTTGAGGGTGGTTTTacatgttatttttctttgttttcctgTCTTGAAAATGAAGTTGTTCAAGGATAACAGgttaacaaataaaacattgtAGTAAGGTTAATATTCAAGGGGAAAGTGGTTTTTTTGAGGGCTTGAAATTCTTTTTTGATTGCCCCTCccatttaaaactatattaacTAATAAGCTCCGTTTTTACTCCCTTGGTATCTCACTGCTTAATTTCTTATGTTAAGCCTGCTGAGCTTGTGGCGCCATCGTCAACGGGGACCGCTCCTGCACCTGTAGCTGCCCGAAAGCCAATTATCAGGTGCTTTGCTACTCCTATTTCTGTAGAGAAGAAGAACGGCTGACATTCGATTAAAATACTTGATAAATTTTTCTTCCCACTGTCGTTTTGATATGGGTTGCTATCTTGAACGTTCCATTTCCATAGTCTCCTcgtactttttccttttggttgTGAGTTATTACCACACACCATCATTGTCAATGTTGGCTTATTCATTccagtttcttttcttccttcaaattgCAGGTTGAGCTTCACTTCCTTGGGCAAAGCTGGTAAAAGCTCGTAAAGAAGGGTGTCTCCAAAAGAGCTCGGGAGAGAATTCTTCTAATCTGTTATGTACCAGGCAATGTCTAGCCAAtcgattttcttttcatggaACTCTTGACCcttaataatacaaaaaatgaaaaaaagaagtccCGAGTTTTTATGTAATATGTATAATGGGCTTGAAGGCCCTATATGCCAACAGTTCTACATATATGTACTAGTCGGTGTATGCCTTATATTTCTACCACATTAATGCAGATGATAGTTTATATTATGTCTTCCAAACACTTGAAAAACCAATACATTTCCCCTCTGTGATCATCTTTCGTATGTTGAGAGAGAACGTGGTCATTTTCTGGATGCACATGGGTTTACATAACTGATTCCAAAACAGATTCTCTGTTCTAAAAACAATGCGTCATTTTCTCCACAAGAAGAAAGACGTATTtggatgatatgatattgttattTCATCATTGCCTGTTATCTGTTTACCTTTTTTAGACTGGAGCACTTGGTCGCGTGCAAGTTGCTTGTTCTTCATCACGTGCTTCATGTTCTATGGCTACTTCAACTATTTTAATCTGTGTTTCTCTCACTTTGATGTGATAAATAATCTTATAAAATCGCTTCTTTTATTGAACACACTTTAATTGTATGACAACAATACTACAATGGCGTGCTTGCAAAGCCCGATGGGCTCTTGGCTATTAATTATACTCTGAGAGGAAGCAAAAAGTCTTAAGAGATAGAGTTGGTACTTCACAGGAGCTGAGTTCAAGTGGGATGGAAACGAAACATCTTGAATATGTGTTGGTTCCGCTTGGTTTTGCGGTGCTGGTGAGCTACCATCTTTGGTTGGCAGTCACCATTTACTGGAGACCGAAAAGAACAGTCATTGGAATCAACGCCGAATCCCGCCGGCAATGGGTTTCCACCATGATTTCAGTGAGtgcctcttctctctctctcttttcttccatttggATGTTAACTCACTTCAAGAACCAACTTTTCTGTGGTTTGATATCTGATTTTTTGTTTAGAGAAAGCATCTGTAAGCTTTCCTTTTAAGTCATGGCCATTAGATAATAATGAAAGCATTTTGAAGCTGAGAACAagagtttgtttctttttcttgatttgttttCCATGTCTCGTTGATATCTTTGAGACTCTGGTAGCATTATTGTGTAGTTTTTGGGATTTTGGTTTGGCATGAActttctttattcattttcatctaaaaTCATCTGCTAACCGGCATCTGTTGGATTGATAACATTCTTTTCTCTTCAGATAAAGATTTAAGTGGTTCAATTTGTGACTAGATGAAGAATTTGAGCTATTTCTTTAAGAGTCCGCATGGATTACTTCTAAATGATGGACAATTGATTAGTTAAAAAGCTATATTGAATCAACTGATACTCAGAAGGGTACAATAGAGTAGTGATGTAGTTTAATGGACTTAAAAAGGTCCCCTTTCATGAGAAATTTAATGAAACTTCCATGGCTGACTAGACTACTACGAGTGATGATGTTCAGGATCCCATGAAGAATGGTGTTCTTGCAGTCCAAATCATACGAAACAACATAATGGCTTCCACGCTCATGGCCACGACAACCATCACCATTGGCTCGTTGCTTAGTGCTTTTGTAAGCAGCACATCAAGTACTGGAAAGTACCATTACATTGTACTGTGTTTCCTCGTTGCATTTCTTTGCAATGTGCAGTCTATTCGATACTATGCTCATGCCAGCTTCTTAGTCACTTTGCCTGCTGGTGAAGGCAGAATGGATTATTTTGCTGGAATCTTGAACCGGGGAAGCTTATTTTGGTCACTCGGACTGCGAGCTTTCTATTTTGCAATTCCTCTCTTCCTCTGGATCTTTGGACCTCTTTCAATGTTCTTGAGTTCCTGCCTTATAACATTTGTGCTTTACTTCTTGGACTTTACTCGAACTTCCAGCTATGATCCTTATGAATATCTGCAAAAGGAAGAAGTGAACAACAATGACATTGAATCTGTTGGTCAATCAAGGTGAGAATTACTGTTTGTGTCGGTGTtaatcaagttttttttagaactTTCATATACTTGATTGTTCTTTATCTATTCGACTTTATGATATCTGCATTCGCCATGGTTTTCTAACCGTGTGTTCTGTATTTTTTCGGGTCAGGGGAAACAACATCGCCGTAAGCTCCCGCCTTCACTCTCCTCTACTTGCAGCAGGTTACAGTATGACCTCCAATTGCAATGATTCTGCAGATCAAAACTGAAAAACATTTTGTTAAACCGTACTCTTTTAAGCTATTGCTATTGTTGAGAATCGAGTTTGGGAAGAGAATGGATACACATTTCCTATGTTTAGAGTCCGTAGGCATTGTCTGAATGTGTGCTAACTGTTTAAACTTTCCTCTCCCTAAACTCGGTTAAGCTGCTATTTCCTCTCCCTTTGATCGAGACTTGAAAAAGACATTCCTGGCTTAACTCAAAAATAGGTCGCTCGTTTGCTCCTATGGCAGGTAGGCAGCCAGTTGGAATGGAGTTTGAAACTATGGCTGAGATAATTTTCTTTGATCTCTTCTTACTTGGGGGTAATTAGCAGTGTTTATTACACACAAAACAACCATTTccccttaaaaaaatattcaaatttcgaACCGACACCCTTTCTTTGACTATCCGAGTTTACCGTAACCAGTGATTTGATCTCTCTCTTGTCCTTATATCTCAAGAGAGGACTGctctttcgtcttgacttcctTACTTCAGGATCATTCATCTTTGCTTACAGTCGATCTCGGTCTCGGAGCGGTCAGAAGAGTCGGAGGGGGAGCTGCCACTGGTTTCCAAATTCTCAACCGGTCTCGAACAACGAATGACTTGGGAGTATATATGTTTTGAGTTATGTATGGATGTTTTATCCTATGAAATGTTATGTAAACCATGGTTGATATCGATATCAAACTACCATTCATCTCGTCTTATAGCTATTGAGTTTGTGTGGAGTCTCGTTAAGGGTCGTTTTCTATCTCAACCATATCATTATAATCAGACACTTCACTACACTTTATCGTTTGAGTTCTTTTGTTCATAATTGAAGAATAGTTTCGTTTCTGTCCAATATTATCTAAGAAATGTGATAAATTTGCATAAGTTTATTGGTTAAAATGGAGTGAGTcgtttgaattattttacatTTCCATGTGAACTTTGTCCCGTTTCACAAGAAATGGAATGGAAAGCTCATTACccatttccttttctcttttcaccCTGCCTAATTCAACTTCCCAATTGTATTGTACCAAGGATTCAAGCTTTTTAATGAGTAGAACGAGGGAGCAATCAAATTTtgcaaaaaagagaaataagtATAGAGCCAACTCTGAGAATTGAATTTCGCCTCTAACATAGTAATAGTACGGATTTTCTTCCCGGCTTTCTCTTGCGATGAGGTCGGTCCAtggattttctttccttttgtcGCATTTCTCTCAAAGGAATTGACTCGACTCGACTGTAAACTCAGTAATCTCAGCCTATTTTACGAGACCGAGAGGAAAGAGCGAGAACTTCCAGAATAAGCATGAACATTGCCTTTCCTGTAGGAACATCTACAGAGGCGTAAAAGCAAGATCCCAACAATGATCGATCGAACAGAGGCTGGGGCAGCTTTCTTCCCACTGCGTCCTTTTTGCTATTAGTGTCTAAAATGTTCCATAGACATGCCAGCGTCTCATGAATATGGTCTAAATTGTTCATAATTAATAGTGGTAAGCTTTTAGGAAAAGGggagaacaaagaaaaaagaaacactttATTATCATACATACTTTCGAATTTTGATGAGACGTTTTTACATGAAAGATCTCTTACCTCAACTTTAGTCTCGCTTTCATTTTCGTTTATTCTCGACTAAACTCTATAAGTTTAATTGCACTATAATCGTAGAGTTGATCTCGCTGATCTCGGTCGAGATTTGATCTTTCGAACGTTTCTCGCTCAGCTCTATTCAAGGATtagcttttcttttggtttttttggtttgaatttttggttctcttcttcaaccaTTTGAGTAGTATTGATCTATTAccttcattattttcatcAGCTTGGCGATCATTTACAAATGCCTTTTTCGCCGCCTTGGAGCTTCACAACCACCTCTAATGGCGACCaccaacatttttcatttctctctacCCACCAAATCTAACCCTTCAGCTCTGCCGTTCaacacttcttcttcttacttcCTCCTTTCATCGCCACTTTCCAGGCAAGATTTCTCTTCAATCTTTCTCAACTACGTGATCAATACCCGAATCTTTCTAACCCCTCTTCTGAACATTTCAGGTCTGTCAAAATCATCCGATGCCCATCTGTTCACCGATCAAACGACGAGGGCACCTCTGCTTCCAACAGCACGAACGACGGCCTGCGAGTCGTCCTCGCCGCCGGAGGCACT is drawn from Cucurbita pepo subsp. pepo cultivar mu-cu-16 chromosome LG09, ASM280686v2, whole genome shotgun sequence and contains these coding sequences:
- the LOC111801792 gene encoding nuclear poly(A) polymerase 1-like, with translation MGSPALNGRNNGQRLGITDPISLSGPTEDDVIKTRELEKYLQDAGLYESQEEAVSREEVLGRLDQIVKIWVKAISRAKGLNEQLVQEANAKIFTFGSYRLGVHGPGADIDTLCVGPRHATREEDFFGELHKMLSEMPEVSELHPVPDAHVPVMKFKFAGVSIDLLYAKLSLWVIPEDLDVSQDSILQNADEQTVRSLNGCRVTDRILRLVPNIQSFRTTLRCMRFWAKRRGVYSNVSGFLGGINWALLVARICQLFPNALPNMLVSRFFRVFTQWRWPNPVMLCSNEEGSLGLPVWDPRRNPKDRYHLMPIITPAYPCMNSSYNVSSSTLRIMTEEFQRGHDICEVMEENKADWDTLFEPYPFFEAYKNYLQIDITAENADDLRKWKGWVESRLRQLTLKIERHTYNKLQCHPHPGDFSDKSKPFHHCYFMGLQRKQGVPASGGEQFDMRLTVEEFKHSVNMYTLWKPGMEIYVSHVKKRNIPTFVFPGGVRPLRASKVTWDSRRSSELKASDSAQVDRPFEVAESIDGVDDRRKRMRLDDNANTNSRNGECLVVVHSHPEEVHEVSQVSTTSSCSIKDLNSTPTSANNLENLADVSSQNNGDHGSMEVDHSTNIVSAAADTSSCKEAEKLAIQKILSDSYDSHQALPSELEELDDFDYKNQAKDFGATKQGSPLMSSVANTSSVVPMTSCNEARQSSSSYSNGGLEELEPAELVAPSSTGTAPAPVAARKPIIRLSFTSLGKAGKSS
- the LOC111802146 gene encoding uncharacterized protein LOC111802146 yields the protein METKHLEYVLVPLGFAVLVSYHLWLAVTIYWRPKRTVIGINAESRRQWVSTMISDPMKNGVLAVQIIRNNIMASTLMATTTITIGSLLSAFVSSTSSTGKYHYIVLCFLVAFLCNVQSIRYYAHASFLVTLPAGEGRMDYFAGILNRGSLFWSLGLRAFYFAIPLFLWIFGPLSMFLSSCLITFVLYFLDFTRTSSYDPYEYLQKEEVNNNDIESVGQSRGNNIAVSSRLHSPLLAAGYSMTSNCNDSADQN